In the genome of Bacteroides mediterraneensis, the window CAGTGAACCGACTTTCTCCATGTTTCCGTAATCATCCAAGCGAACCTCCAAGGCCCCTTGTACCAGTCTCTCCTTGAGAGCCTCTGTAGCCGAATTATCGGCAAGCGTAGCGGTAAAAGAGCGGTCGTTGACCGTCAGCGTCAATGTATTGTTTTCCATAAGTGCGTCGTCATTATCAGGGTTTCCAAGATTCTCATTCTCTTCACTATTTTCAGATTCTCCAGAGGAATCTTCCGATTGCCCGGAAAGGTTCTCTTCAGGAACAGACGGTGTATCGTCTGAAGGATTACAGGCCGGCAAGACCATGCAGGCAAAAAACAAAAAAGGGAATAACAACACTCTTTTCATAAGTCTATATGTATATAAAAAGAACAAAGGTAGGAGAGTGAAAGCCCACCGGCTTCCCGCCGACGGCAGGCAACCGGTGATGCTGGATAGATTATTGCAATTTACCATATTCTTCGTCGGAAACCGGCTCCAGCCATTCGTTCGACGTGTTTTCGCCCGGTACCTCAAAGGCCAGATGTGCGAACCAACTGTCGGCAGCCGCCCCGTGCCAGTGCTTGACTCCTGCCGGAATATGAATCACCGTGCCCGGCAGAATCTGTACGGCCGGCTTGCCCTCTTCCTGATACGAGCCGCGTCCGGCCACGCCAATCAGCATCTGTCCGCCGCCCTTGGTAGCCCGGTGGATGTGCCAGTTGTTGCGACATCCCGGTTCGAAAGTCACGTTGGCCATAGGCACCTGTTCCTTGGACACTGGAGCCAGGTAACTGTTTCCGATAAAATACTTCGCATACGCCGTGTTGGGTTCTCCGATAGGGAAAATCATCTCACGCTGGAAGGCTGCCTTGGCATCGTCTCCAGTGGTGTCTTCCGCCCACACTTCCTTGGCCAGACGGAAAGCGGCCCATGCCTTCGGCCATCCGGCATAGAAGGATATATGTGTAATGATTTCTGCGATTTCCGTACGGGTGATACCGTTCTGCTTCGCCGTCTGCAGGTGGTAAGTCAGCGAACTGTCGGTGATGCCCTGGCTGATGAGTGAGGTGATGGTTACCAGGCTGCGGTCGCGCAGCCCGAGTTTGTCGGTCCGGCTCCACACCTCCCCGAAAAGTACGTCGTCGTTCAATTCCGCGAATTTAGGAGCAAATTCTCCCAGCTGGTCGCGTCCAGCCGTCTGTTTGATAGTTTCCTGTGCCATAATCGTTGTACTGTTTATTACCCATGCGGCAAGCGCAAGGACTATTTGTATTTTCATAATGGTATGAGTTATTGGTTTGTCTTCTTTCTCAATGGCAAAGTTAACCGATTTATATAGGGAGAATGTATACCATTTACAGATGTTTATACCCGAATTGTGGAAAGTGTTTTCTATATAGCCGTTATTTTTTATTGACAATTTCTTTGAAAGGAAGCCCGCCATCGATGCCAATTTTATCAATGACGGGAAACTGGCTATTTTCTGATTTTGCACGCTATAGACATAAATTTATTATGTATTTCAGCTAATGCTTGTCGTTCCTTTCATAAATGTAGCCGTAAACTCTTTGCATTTTCGCATATCTTGTCTAGACGAAGCGATAGAGTAAGTATTGTATTTCTCAAATATATCCAATCCGCGTCCAAGCATGATTGTCCATCCTGTGTCAGTCTTGATGCATCTATCATGAAAATCTCTGAATTTGTACTCAAACTCAATGCCGTACGATGCCAGGTCATCTTTGATATCGTCAAACTTGTCTATCAACTCAGGAATTTTTTCTTCCTCTTCATTAGTGATAAGATTGAGTTTCAAATCATCTACCGGACGAGTATTAATGAGCATTAAAGCAAATTCCATAAAATTCTTAATTTGCCATGAAGTGCGTATATAGGGATCTTCCACAGTGATACTATTTGCTCCTGCCATATAAGGAGCAAACAATTTCTCGTAACTCACACCGGTTTGTCCCATTCTAAAGGTCATGCTCTTTTCTTGCAGAATATGGATACGGGGACGCTTTGCAATTTGACAGCTCGACTTTCTTTCTTCCTCTACGGAGCATGTTTCTGTATTTTCTTCATTCAAAGGCTGAGCCTCTGCATCGGTTAGCTTCCCAGTCGCTGTACTTATCGTTGAGTTTATTGGAATTATAAGAGGATTGCTTACTTTTTCCAATGTCTCAACATTCATTTCTATACCTGTTTTTAGATTGATATATTTGAATTTGGCTGGTTCGGCATTGAAAGTTTCGTCAATTACATATAATTGATCCTTTACACGTTTACGACCTTCAGCAGCAAAATCAACCAATTCGTACGCTTCCGCATCAGTCATCTTTCCATCAGGATAAAGCAACTTCATCATTCCGGAAAATGTCTTGCGGATGGCCAGATGGTCACGCTCCGAAAGAGAACCGTCGAATTTGGCATAGTCTTTCAAAACTGCCGTACGGTCATCATTGCGCAGGGCATGGAGTACCGCAGCAATGTAATCAGTAATAAGTCCGTAACCTTTGGAGAAGCTGTCTTTTTTCAACATTCTAATCTCCCATCCGGGATTATACAGATGGATTCGGTCAAGAAAAGCACCTTTGATGAAAGAGGTAGGTATGGATTCAAACAGATGCGTATTCTTCAACATAAAGGGAACAGTATGCTTTGTATTTCCTACAAACACCATCGAGGCACTGGCTTCATGCGTCCCCTTGCCACGATTAAACGATTTATTAGCCAGATAATTCTGCATCGTATCAATGAGCACGGCATCCACGTTACGTCCTTTCTGTTGCTCAAATTCATCCCATGCCACTACATCCCAATAGCCTACAAGACCCAGAATTTCTTTGTTTCCCTGCATTTTGACAAAAAGACGTGCACTGGTCACATCTCCACCCGATACGAGTACACCATAAGGTGACAACTCCTGGAATACATGCGATTTACCAGTTCCTTTAGGGCCAAGCTCTACAAAGTTGAAGTTATTCTCCACATGGGGGAGAAGGCGGGCAAGCGTGATGAATTTTTCCCGTCGGTTCATGGAGTCCGGATTTAACCCTACCGTATGCATGAGCAAATCCATCCATTCCTCTGTGGTAAAGTTCTTGCGCTGGTCAATATACTCTTGCAAATCGATATTTGAAATCTGTATAGGTTTCAGAGTCTGAATTTCCCATCTCACCTTTACATCTTCTCCACTGACATAACCAATAGTGACGATGCACCATACTCCGTTACCACTCAGTAGTTTTGGATTCTTGCGCACATAGTCTGTTCCGATAGGTACTCCCGTCAATCCTAGGTTGGCAAAAGTAGCCTGATATTCATCGTTTCTTTCGTTAAGCACCACCGTCACTTTATCAATGATACGATGCTTGCCATGCTCACGGATAAGTCCTTTTACAGACTCTGCTTCAGCCCGATGTACGTAATTGTTTTTGATGACATCCTTTACTTTCTCCAGTCCCTCGTTAATGATTTCTTCGTCATCACTGGCACAATACTGGCCAAGCAAGTATTCCAGTACGTAAGTCGGTACAGGAAGTCCTCCCTTAACCAAAAAAGCCAGATCTTTTCTTACCACCTTACCAATAAAGGCATTTAATACTTTCTGCTGTGAGTCCATATCTTATGCTCCTAAAAATCTTGTTCAATCATTGTATTATTCTTCACTGTCTCACGAATAAGCGGATTTAACCGGTCATCTGCATCATAAATACGAAGCTGCAACATACTTGCGCTGACCGATTTTTGCAAATTGAGCGTAACTTCATACACCCGGTTATTCAGGTTCGTTGCATCCGTACTGTTCAAGGTCAGTTCCTTTTCCTGAGTCACAGGATCGTCACCGTTATAAATGCAGCATACCACCTTGCGTTCCATCACGGTCATACTCACGGCTTCCGATTGTATAAGTTGGAATTTCAACCGACTGCTGACCATATTCAGGTTATGATTCATTAAAGAGATACCCACCTTTTCAGTCTTGTTTATCCGCTTCTGCTGACTCCTGATTACCGGTATAATCATCTCCTGAAGGGATGCACCG includes:
- a CDS encoding cyclophilin-like fold protein; the encoded protein is MKRVLLFPFLFFACMVLPACNPSDDTPSVPEENLSGQSEDSSGESENSEENENLGNPDNDDALMENNTLTLTVNDRSFTATLADNSATEALKERLVQGALEVRLDDYGNMEKVGSLGFSLPRTDRQTTTVPGDIMLYQGSSIVIFYGSNSWAYTPLAKVDGVSTREEMLDLLGGMGNITLTLSLAE
- the brxL gene encoding BREX system Lon protease-like protein BrxL translates to MDSQQKVLNAFIGKVVRKDLAFLVKGGLPVPTYVLEYLLGQYCASDDEEIINEGLEKVKDVIKNNYVHRAEAESVKGLIREHGKHRIIDKVTVVLNERNDEYQATFANLGLTGVPIGTDYVRKNPKLLSGNGVWCIVTIGYVSGEDVKVRWEIQTLKPIQISNIDLQEYIDQRKNFTTEEWMDLLMHTVGLNPDSMNRREKFITLARLLPHVENNFNFVELGPKGTGKSHVFQELSPYGVLVSGGDVTSARLFVKMQGNKEILGLVGYWDVVAWDEFEQQKGRNVDAVLIDTMQNYLANKSFNRGKGTHEASASMVFVGNTKHTVPFMLKNTHLFESIPTSFIKGAFLDRIHLYNPGWEIRMLKKDSFSKGYGLITDYIAAVLHALRNDDRTAVLKDYAKFDGSLSERDHLAIRKTFSGMMKLLYPDGKMTDAEAYELVDFAAEGRKRVKDQLYVIDETFNAEPAKFKYINLKTGIEMNVETLEKVSNPLIIPINSTISTATGKLTDAEAQPLNEENTETCSVEEERKSSCQIAKRPRIHILQEKSMTFRMGQTGVSYEKLFAPYMAGANSITVEDPYIRTSWQIKNFMEFALMLINTRPVDDLKLNLITNEEEEKIPELIDKFDDIKDDLASYGIEFEYKFRDFHDRCIKTDTGWTIMLGRGLDIFEKYNTYSIASSRQDMRKCKEFTATFMKGTTSIS
- a CDS encoding carboxymuconolactone decarboxylase family protein, whose product is MKIQIVLALAAWVINSTTIMAQETIKQTAGRDQLGEFAPKFAELNDDVLFGEVWSRTDKLGLRDRSLVTITSLISQGITDSSLTYHLQTAKQNGITRTEIAEIITHISFYAGWPKAWAAFRLAKEVWAEDTTGDDAKAAFQREMIFPIGEPNTAYAKYFIGNSYLAPVSKEQVPMANVTFEPGCRNNWHIHRATKGGGQMLIGVAGRGSYQEEGKPAVQILPGTVIHIPAGVKHWHGAAADSWFAHLAFEVPGENTSNEWLEPVSDEEYGKLQ